A DNA window from Pseudodesulfovibrio thermohalotolerans contains the following coding sequences:
- a CDS encoding sigma-70 family RNA polymerase sigma factor → MVSQNSYDGIDKYAADLIRHKARQLVGKAGFTEDDRPDLEQELMIDLLQRMRHFNPAKAKKTTFMARIVERHISTILEARFAQCRDWRLCQTSLNEPIDNGEGDTTERIEFLDSEGSLGGGTRETRERLAHEIRMDLDRAIASLPEELRDLCLRLHDSTMAEVAREMGIPRTTLYDRLSKLRDAFREAGLEDYL, encoded by the coding sequence ATGGTTTCTCAGAATTCTTACGACGGCATCGACAAGTATGCCGCCGACCTCATTCGGCACAAAGCACGTCAACTCGTAGGCAAGGCCGGATTCACCGAGGACGACAGACCCGACCTCGAACAGGAACTGATGATCGATCTGCTGCAGCGGATGCGGCATTTCAATCCCGCCAAGGCCAAGAAGACCACCTTCATGGCCCGGATCGTCGAACGTCACATCTCCACCATTCTGGAGGCCCGGTTCGCCCAATGCCGGGACTGGCGGCTGTGTCAAACCTCACTCAACGAACCAATCGACAACGGTGAGGGCGACACCACCGAGCGGATCGAATTCCTGGATAGCGAAGGCTCTCTAGGGGGCGGCACCCGTGAAACAAGGGAGCGTCTCGCCCATGAGATCCGCATGGATCTCGACCGGGCCATCGCCTCGCTGCCGGAAGAGCTCCGGGATCTGTGCTTGCGCCTGCACGACAGCACCATGGCCGAAGTCGCCCGGGAGATGGGCATTCCCAGAACCACCCTCTACGACCGGCTGAGCAAGCTCCGGGACGCGTTCCGCGAGGCCGGGCTCGAGGACTACCTGTGA
- a CDS encoding 7-cyano-7-deazaguanine synthase encodes MQDKRYIICGNAPTDGIKENPDRDLRLRLWGNDGPDKITLRIEDIHTKIVRNVPDVFQDLLEIATYVYCADQAIPRGADDVDSFGHGWRRDLHFIIPVRTPDFWNGKEIRQALCSTLGFLSDDNYHFEFTKLTEAQAFQGYLDFNDDGRLHGFPEQVVMFSGGLDSLAGAIDEVLNEKRRVVLVTHKPTPKLNKRHRRLEKMIADKAGENDPLHIGVRVNKNKKLNKEYTQRSRSFLYVSIGATIARMLNLKSVRFYENGVISLNLPVCAQVVGGRATRTTHPRVIRGFQEIISLVAGEPFTIENPYIWKTKADVIEVITKAECQDMIAVSTTCTHTWEMTNHHTHCGTCSQCIDRRFAMLAAKADQYDPVEAYKADIFTQSRSKDEDKIMTAAYLERANQVRDQDNITQFIARFSEVSRVFRYLNGNPGSVAQKVYDLYKRHAKEVCDAMDTMVARNITAIRQRTLPGDCLLRTVYESGSVISVPAIPVEIKQPDNYFRERGGVWAARFNGNAEVLVTGVDKGAEYINFLLARPNKETSVYEIVCGFAIDSCNAVLNSNETDEGFQVTQGLPLGNAGFVADRRAVEEYREAAHELFQEIEEARATNNTAEIKRLEDEMTKVIAAINEAVGLGGKLRTSKDKRKNIRDAFRIAVNRAIEYLEKYDKPLAAHLKESIKCGNEPVYRTEEEIVWEVRPIVNE; translated from the coding sequence ATGCAAGATAAGCGTTACATCATCTGCGGAAACGCACCGACCGATGGGATTAAGGAAAACCCTGACCGGGATCTGCGTCTGCGCCTTTGGGGCAACGACGGGCCGGACAAGATCACCCTGCGCATCGAAGACATTCATACAAAAATTGTCAGAAATGTGCCGGATGTTTTCCAGGATCTGCTTGAGATCGCCACCTATGTGTACTGTGCCGACCAGGCCATTCCACGGGGAGCCGATGACGTCGATTCCTTCGGGCACGGCTGGCGTAGAGATCTGCACTTCATCATCCCGGTACGGACCCCGGATTTCTGGAACGGGAAAGAGATTCGGCAGGCGCTGTGCTCAACGCTTGGTTTCCTGTCCGACGACAACTACCACTTCGAGTTCACCAAACTGACAGAGGCACAGGCGTTCCAAGGCTACCTGGACTTCAACGATGACGGACGTCTTCACGGTTTTCCGGAACAGGTGGTGATGTTTTCGGGCGGCCTGGACTCACTGGCGGGAGCCATTGACGAGGTACTGAATGAAAAACGACGGGTCGTTCTGGTAACCCACAAGCCGACCCCGAAGCTCAACAAGCGCCACCGTCGGCTGGAAAAGATGATTGCCGACAAGGCTGGCGAAAACGATCCCCTCCACATCGGCGTTCGCGTCAACAAGAACAAGAAGCTCAACAAAGAGTACACCCAACGGAGCCGCTCCTTTCTCTATGTATCCATCGGGGCGACCATTGCGCGGATGCTGAACCTGAAGAGCGTCCGATTCTACGAAAACGGCGTCATCAGTCTGAATCTGCCGGTCTGCGCCCAGGTAGTCGGCGGGCGGGCAACTCGAACCACCCATCCCAGGGTGATTCGAGGTTTTCAGGAAATCATCAGCCTGGTGGCTGGCGAGCCGTTCACGATTGAGAATCCCTACATCTGGAAAACTAAGGCAGATGTCATCGAGGTGATCACCAAGGCCGAATGTCAGGACATGATCGCGGTGTCGACCACCTGCACACACACCTGGGAGATGACCAATCACCATACCCACTGTGGAACGTGTTCGCAGTGTATCGACAGGCGTTTTGCCATGCTTGCGGCAAAGGCCGATCAGTACGACCCGGTGGAAGCCTATAAAGCCGATATCTTCACCCAAAGCAGAAGCAAGGATGAAGACAAGATCATGACGGCCGCCTACCTGGAGCGTGCCAACCAGGTCCGTGATCAGGATAACATCACCCAGTTTATCGCCCGGTTCAGCGAGGTAAGCCGGGTCTTCCGCTACCTGAATGGGAACCCCGGAAGCGTGGCCCAAAAGGTGTATGACCTTTACAAGCGTCACGCCAAGGAGGTTTGCGACGCGATGGACACCATGGTCGCCCGAAACATCACGGCCATTCGCCAACGGACATTGCCCGGAGACTGTCTGTTGAGAACGGTGTACGAATCCGGTTCGGTGATCTCGGTCCCTGCTATCCCGGTTGAGATCAAGCAGCCGGACAACTACTTCAGGGAGCGCGGCGGCGTCTGGGCTGCACGCTTTAATGGCAACGCCGAAGTGCTCGTAACGGGTGTCGATAAAGGCGCTGAGTACATCAATTTCCTCCTGGCAAGGCCGAACAAGGAAACCTCAGTCTACGAGATCGTCTGCGGCTTCGCTATCGATAGCTGCAACGCAGTCCTTAACTCCAATGAAACCGACGAAGGCTTTCAGGTCACCCAGGGGTTACCGCTGGGTAATGCGGGTTTCGTTGCCGACCGAAGAGCTGTCGAGGAGTACCGGGAGGCTGCTCATGAACTTTTTCAAGAGATCGAGGAAGCTCGGGCTACCAACAATACGGCCGAAATTAAGCGGCTTGAAGATGAAATGACGAAGGTCATCGCCGCGATCAACGAAGCCGTCGGCCTGGGCGGCAAGCTTCGGACGTCTAAAGACAAGCGCAAAAATATCCGTGACGCTTTCCGGATCGCTGTGAATCGGGCCATTGAATACCTGGAAAAGTACGACAAGCCGCTGGCCGCCCACCTGAAGGAGTCCATCAAGTGCGGCAACGAGCCGGTCTACCGGACCGAGGAGGAGATCGTTTGGGAGGTCCGCCCCATAGTCAACGAATGA
- a CDS encoding LexA family protein: MGKKKVSEITDPQANTLRVICQIIDEKGLPPTVKELSEVLGISHASAHEQIAQLVRKGYLKKEARKARSIVVIRRPE; the protein is encoded by the coding sequence ATGGGAAAGAAAAAGGTCTCGGAAATAACCGACCCACAAGCCAACACGCTGAGGGTCATTTGCCAAATCATCGATGAAAAGGGGTTGCCGCCAACGGTGAAAGAATTGTCGGAAGTCCTTGGTATCAGCCACGCGAGCGCCCACGAGCAGATCGCTCAACTGGTACGGAAAGGCTATCTGAAGAAAGAGGCTCGTAAGGCCCGAAGCATCGTCGTCATCAGGAGGCCCGAATAA
- a CDS encoding DUF2924 domain-containing protein → MNELQNAATGGKNQDRTRNSVLRQMALLQSMSLEQLRGKWLDLYGEEPPQYKKQFLIKRLAYRIQELFYGGLSEQAKVHLQQAAKEDPVATVNRRIPEERKSNEAILPGTRLVRVWNDRRYEVTVLADGYEFEGRTFRSLSAVAREITGTRWNGKVFFGLKKVYGRKAEGGSDA, encoded by the coding sequence ATGAATGAGTTACAGAACGCCGCCACCGGCGGCAAGAACCAGGACCGAACCCGAAACTCGGTCCTTCGGCAGATGGCTCTGCTGCAATCTATGTCCCTGGAGCAACTCCGGGGAAAATGGCTCGACCTCTACGGTGAAGAGCCGCCCCAGTACAAGAAGCAATTCCTCATCAAGAGGCTGGCCTATCGCATCCAGGAGCTTTTCTACGGCGGGCTGTCCGAGCAGGCCAAGGTCCATCTCCAGCAGGCAGCCAAGGAGGACCCGGTCGCCACTGTCAATCGACGCATCCCAGAGGAACGGAAATCGAACGAGGCGATCCTGCCTGGAACCAGACTGGTGCGGGTCTGGAACGACCGGCGCTATGAAGTGACTGTCCTTGCCGATGGCTATGAGTTCGAAGGTCGCACCTTCCGGTCGCTCAGCGCGGTGGCCAGGGAGATCACCGGGACGCGCTGGAACGGCAAGGTCTTTTTCGGACTGAAGAAGGTTTACGGCAGAAAAGCCGAGGGAGGGTCGGATGCTTGA
- a CDS encoding recombinase family protein has translation MLDNSNVAPGKNKTLRCAIYTRKSHEEGLEQEFNSLDAQRESAEHYIESQRMRGWTALPDRYDDGGFSGGNMERPGLRRLLADIDAGKIDVIVVYKVDRLSRSLLDFMKMIDLFNEKGVSFVSVTQHFSTTDPTGRMFLGILITFAQYEREVIAERIRDKVAAAKRRGKYCGGVPILGYDVDRDNKKLLVNPDEAKTVQYIFRRFIQIGSAKKLGQELNEQGYRTKAWTTKKGKVREGSEWNTAHIYRLLNNRIYIGEIAHKDRSYPGEHEGIIDRATWDKVQAILEDNKPVKVSMARTKMVAPLKGVIRCGHCGCSMGPTYARKNGRHYTYYICQKDSKRTVSRCPLKRIPAGDIEQAVVEQLSAVFRTPTLVAKTYFAARDIEQAERERLFKQKAQLEMELSQAREQALELMKPGNDQPGKAEMLTTVNRQAVELSKQLTHVSERCRAYQGNSITEQDVSEAFQNVEGFWEDLFPVERNRLIRLLVDKVEIRETGIDMELRTNGLTTLIAELAGLACEVTERRTNR, from the coding sequence ATGCTTGATAACAGCAATGTCGCGCCGGGAAAGAACAAGACCCTGCGCTGTGCCATCTACACCCGCAAGAGTCATGAGGAAGGGCTCGAACAGGAGTTCAACTCGTTGGATGCCCAACGGGAGTCGGCGGAACACTATATCGAGAGTCAGCGGATGCGGGGCTGGACGGCCCTGCCGGATCGCTACGACGATGGTGGTTTCTCGGGTGGGAACATGGAGCGCCCGGGGCTGCGCCGCCTGCTGGCGGACATCGACGCCGGGAAGATTGATGTGATCGTGGTCTACAAGGTCGACCGGCTGTCCCGCTCGCTGCTGGACTTCATGAAGATGATCGACCTCTTCAACGAAAAGGGCGTCAGCTTCGTTTCGGTCACCCAGCACTTCAGCACCACCGACCCCACCGGCCGAATGTTTCTCGGCATCCTGATCACCTTCGCCCAGTACGAGCGGGAGGTCATTGCCGAGCGTATCCGGGACAAGGTGGCGGCTGCCAAGCGCCGGGGGAAATACTGCGGCGGCGTGCCCATCCTCGGATACGACGTTGACCGGGATAATAAGAAGCTGCTGGTCAACCCCGATGAGGCCAAGACGGTGCAGTACATCTTCCGCCGCTTTATCCAGATCGGCTCGGCCAAGAAGCTGGGCCAGGAGCTGAACGAACAGGGTTACCGCACCAAGGCCTGGACCACCAAAAAAGGCAAAGTCCGTGAGGGCTCCGAATGGAACACCGCCCATATCTACCGGCTGCTCAACAACCGGATCTATATCGGCGAGATCGCCCACAAGGACCGCAGTTACCCCGGCGAGCACGAAGGGATCATCGACCGGGCGACCTGGGACAAGGTGCAGGCCATCCTGGAGGACAACAAACCGGTCAAGGTATCCATGGCCAGAACCAAAATGGTCGCCCCGCTGAAAGGCGTCATCCGCTGCGGCCACTGCGGATGCTCGATGGGACCGACCTACGCCCGCAAGAACGGCCGCCACTACACCTATTACATCTGCCAGAAGGACAGCAAGCGGACCGTGAGCCGGTGCCCGCTCAAACGTATTCCCGCCGGGGACATCGAGCAGGCCGTAGTCGAGCAGTTAAGCGCGGTGTTCCGCACACCGACGCTGGTGGCCAAGACCTACTTCGCTGCCCGGGACATCGAGCAGGCGGAGCGAGAGCGGCTGTTCAAACAGAAAGCCCAACTCGAGATGGAGCTGTCGCAGGCGCGGGAGCAGGCACTTGAACTGATGAAGCCCGGCAACGATCAGCCGGGCAAAGCCGAGATGCTGACGACCGTCAACCGTCAGGCGGTCGAGCTCTCGAAACAACTGACCCATGTGAGCGAGCGATGCAGAGCCTACCAGGGGAACAGCATCACGGAACAGGATGTGTCGGAGGCCTTCCAGAATGTGGAGGGCTTCTGGGAAGACCTTTTCCCGGTGGAGCGGAATCGCCTTATCCGCCTCCTGGTGGACAAGGTGGAGATCCGCGAGACCGGAATCGACATGGAGCTGCGCACCAACGGACTGACAACGCTCATCGCAGAGCTGGCCGGTCTGGCATGCGAAGTCACGGAACGGAGGACAAACCGATGA